Proteins encoded together in one Neisseria lactamica window:
- the metK gene encoding methionine adenosyltransferase translates to MSEYLFTSESVSEGHPDKVADQVSDAILDAILAQDPKARVAAETLVNTGLCVLAGEITTTAQVDYIKVARETIKRIGYNSSELGFDANGCAVGVYYDQQSPDIAQGVNEGEGIDLNQGAGDQGLMFGYACDETPPLMPFAIYYSHRLMQRQSELRKDGRLPWLRPDAKAQLTVVYDSETGKVKRIDTVVLSTQHDPEIGYEELKNAVIEQIIKPVLPSEMLTDETKYLINPTGRFVIGGPQGDCGLTGRKIIVDTYGGAAPHGGGAFSGKDPSKVDRSAAYACRYVAKNIVAAGLATQCQIQVSYAIGVAEPTSISIDTFGTGKISEEKLIALVREHFDLRPKGIVQMLDLLRPIYGKSAAYGHFGREEPEFTWERTDKAVALKAAAGL, encoded by the coding sequence ATGAGCGAATATCTGTTTACTTCCGAATCGGTATCCGAAGGCCATCCGGATAAAGTTGCCGACCAAGTATCCGATGCAATTTTGGATGCCATCTTGGCGCAAGACCCCAAAGCGCGTGTCGCCGCAGAAACCTTGGTCAACACAGGCTTGTGCGTATTGGCGGGCGAAATTACTACCACCGCCCAAGTGGACTACATCAAAGTCGCACGCGAAACCATCAAACGCATCGGCTACAACTCGTCCGAGCTGGGCTTTGATGCCAACGGCTGCGCGGTCGGCGTGTACTACGACCAGCAATCTCCCGACATCGCCCAAGGCGTGAACGAAGGCGAAGGCATCGACCTGAACCAAGGCGCGGGCGACCAAGGCTTGATGTTCGGCTATGCCTGCGACGAAACCCCGCCCCTGATGCCGTTTGCCATCTATTACAGCCACCGCCTGATGCAACGCCAAAGCGAATTGCGCAAAGACGGCCGCCTGCCGTGGCTGCGTCCCGACGCAAAAGCCCAACTGACCGTGGTTTACGACAGCGAAACTGGTAAAGTAAAACGCATTGATACCGTCGTCCTCTCTACGCAACATGACCCGGAAATCGGTTATGAAGAGCTGAAAAACGCCGTGATCGAACAGATTATCAAGCCTGTTTTGCCGTCTGAAATGCTGACCGACGAAACCAAATACCTGATCAATCCGACCGGCCGCTTCGTTATCGGCGGTCCGCAAGGCGATTGCGGTTTGACCGGCCGTAAAATCATCGTCGATACCTACGGCGGCGCAGCTCCGCACGGCGGCGGCGCATTCTCCGGCAAAGACCCGTCCAAAGTGGACCGTTCCGCCGCTTACGCCTGCCGTTATGTGGCGAAAAACATCGTAGCCGCAGGCTTGGCAACCCAATGCCAAATCCAAGTTTCCTACGCCATCGGCGTTGCCGAACCGACTTCGATTTCCATCGACACTTTCGGTACGGGCAAAATCAGCGAGGAAAAACTGATTGCCTTAGTTCGCGAACATTTCGACCTGCGCCCCAAAGGCATCGTCCAAATGCTCGACCTGTTGCGCCCGATTTACGGAAAATCCGCCGCTTACGGACATTTCGGCCGTGAAGAGCCTGAATTTACTTGGGAGCGCACTGATAAAGCAGTCGCATTGAAAGCAGCCGCAGGGCTGTAA
- a CDS encoding lysophospholipid acyltransferase family protein, producing MYTLLTALLKSLSLLPLPSLHKLGVFLGHLAFYLRQEDRARIVANMRQAGINPDTQTVKAVFAETAKCGLELAPAFFKKPEDIETLFRSVHGWEHVQQALDKGEGLLFITPHIGSYDLGGRYISQRLPFPLTAMYKPPKIKAIDKVMQAGRVRGKGKTAPAGIQGVKQIIKALRAGEATIVLPDHVPSPQEGGDGVWADFFGKPAYTMTLAAKLANVKGVKTLFFCCERLPGGQGFDLHIRPVQGELNGDKAHDAAVFNRNTEYWIRRFPTQYLFMYNRYKTP from the coding sequence ATGTACACCTTATTGACCGCCCTGCTCAAATCCCTTTCCCTGCTGCCCCTGCCCTCACTGCACAAACTGGGCGTTTTCCTCGGGCATCTGGCATTTTACCTGCGCCAAGAAGACCGGGCGCGCATTGTTGCCAATATGCGCCAGGCAGGCATAAATCCCGACACGCAGACGGTCAAAGCCGTATTTGCGGAAACGGCGAAATGCGGTTTGGAACTCGCCCCCGCGTTTTTCAAAAAGCCGGAAGACATCGAAACGCTGTTTCGATCGGTACACGGTTGGGAACACGTGCAGCAGGCTTTGGACAAAGGCGAAGGGCTGCTCTTTATCACGCCGCACATCGGCAGCTACGACTTAGGTGGACGATATATCAGCCAACGGCTGCCCTTCCCCTTAACCGCTATGTACAAGCCGCCAAAAATCAAAGCGATAGACAAAGTGATGCAGGCGGGTAGGGTTCGCGGCAAAGGAAAAACCGCGCCTGCCGGCATACAAGGGGTCAAACAAATCATCAAAGCCCTGCGCGCGGGCGAGGCAACCATCGTCCTACCCGACCACGTCCCCTCCCCTCAGGAAGGCGGCGACGGCGTATGGGCGGACTTTTTCGGCAAACCTGCCTATACGATGACGCTGGCGGCCAAACTGGCAAACGTCAAAGGCGTGAAAACCCTGTTTTTCTGCTGCGAACGCCTGCCCGGCGGACAAGGTTTCGATTTGCACATCCGCCCCGTCCAAGGAGAATTGAACGGCGACAAAGCCCACGATGCCGCCGTGTTCAACCGCAATACCGAATATTGGATACGCCGTTTCCCGACGCAGTATCTGTTTATGTACAACCGCTACAAAACGCCGTAA
- the tsaD gene encoding tRNA (adenosine(37)-N6)-threonylcarbamoyltransferase complex transferase subunit TsaD, with the protein MLVLGIESSCDETGVALYDTERGLLAHHLHTQMAMHAEYGGVVPELASRDHIRRLVPLTEGCLKEAGVPYGGIDAVAFTQGPGLGGALLAGSSYANALALALGKPVIPVHHLEGHLLSPLLADEKPDFPFVALLVSGGHTQIMAVRGIGDYELLGESVDDAAGEAFDKTAKLLGLPYPGGAKLSELAKSGRPDAFIFPRPMIHSDDLQMSFSGLKTAVLTAVEKVRAANGSQIIPEQTRNDICRAFQDAVVDVLAAKVKKALLQTGFRTLVVAGGVGANWKLREEFGKLTVCMPSEKGRPQPAAEKIKVFFPPMAYCTDNGAMIAFAGAMHLNAGREAGAFNVRPRWPLSEIVK; encoded by the coding sequence ATGTTGGTATTGGGAATCGAATCTTCTTGCGACGAAACAGGCGTTGCGCTTTACGATACGGAACGCGGTCTGTTGGCACATCATTTGCACACGCAGATGGCGATGCACGCGGAATACGGCGGGGTCGTGCCGGAATTGGCAAGCCGCGACCATATCCGCCGCCTCGTCCCGTTGACGGAAGGCTGCTTGAAGGAGGCCGGCGTGCCGTATGGCGGCATCGATGCGGTTGCCTTCACCCAAGGCCCCGGTTTGGGCGGTGCGCTGTTGGCGGGGTCGAGTTACGCCAATGCGCTGGCGTTGGCGTTGGGCAAGCCCGTCATCCCCGTCCACCATTTGGAAGGGCATTTGCTTTCGCCGCTGTTGGCGGATGAAAAACCCGACTTTCCTTTTGTCGCGTTGCTGGTTTCGGGCGGGCATACGCAGATTATGGCGGTCAGGGGCATAGGCGACTACGAGCTTTTGGGTGAGAGCGTCGATGATGCGGCCGGTGAGGCATTCGACAAAACGGCGAAACTGCTGGGCTTGCCGTATCCGGGCGGCGCGAAACTTTCCGAACTTGCCAAATCGGGCCGCCCCGATGCCTTTATTTTCCCGCGCCCGATGATTCATTCCGACGATTTGCAGATGAGTTTTTCAGGTTTGAAAACCGCCGTATTGACTGCCGTCGAGAAAGTGCGTGCGGCAAACGGTTCTCAAATCATACCCGAGCAGACACGCAACGACATTTGCCGCGCATTTCAGGATGCGGTTGTGGACGTATTGGCGGCAAAAGTGAAAAAGGCCTTGTTGCAGACGGGATTCAGAACGCTGGTTGTGGCCGGCGGTGTCGGTGCGAATTGGAAGCTGCGCGAGGAATTCGGCAAACTGACCGTCTGTATGCCGTCTGAAAAAGGCAGGCCGCAACCTGCGGCTGAAAAAATCAAAGTATTCTTCCCGCCGATGGCATATTGCACGGACAACGGCGCGATGATTGCCTTTGCCGGCGCGATGCATTTGAACGCGGGCAGGGAGGCAGGCGCATTCAATGTACGCCCGCGCTGGCCGTTGTCCGAAATCGTCAAATGA
- a CDS encoding NADPH-dependent FMN reductase, whose amino-acid sequence MIVAKKISILVGSLRRASFARKVALNATEMFPEGWQAEIVEIGHLPLYNFDYDDPAVEDVPLPESYTAFRETIKASDGILFVTSENNRTVPACLKNAVDIGSKPNADVAWKNKPAGIISHSVGKMGGYSSQKNLRLALSYFDMPVTGQPEVFLGNSPTLFDENGKLIDSARDFVQGYIDQFAALVEKHAK is encoded by the coding sequence ATGATTGTGGCTAAGAAAATCAGTATTTTGGTGGGCAGCCTGCGCCGTGCTTCTTTTGCGCGCAAAGTAGCATTGAATGCGACGGAGATGTTCCCCGAAGGCTGGCAGGCGGAAATTGTCGAAATCGGACATCTGCCGCTTTACAATTTCGATTATGACGACCCTGCGGTGGAAGATGTGCCGCTACCCGAAAGCTACACGGCTTTCCGCGAAACGATTAAGGCTTCGGACGGCATTTTGTTCGTTACGTCCGAAAACAACCGCACCGTTCCCGCCTGTTTGAAAAATGCGGTGGACATCGGCTCGAAACCGAATGCCGACGTGGCGTGGAAAAACAAACCGGCCGGCATCATCAGCCATTCTGTCGGCAAGATGGGCGGTTACAGTTCCCAAAAAAACCTGCGCCTTGCGCTGTCTTATTTCGATATGCCCGTAACCGGACAGCCGGAAGTGTTTTTGGGCAATTCGCCGACGCTGTTTGATGAAAACGGTAAGTTGATTGACTCGGCAAGGGATTTTGTCCAAGGCTATATCGACCAGTTTGCCGCTTTGGTGGAAAAACACGCCAAGTAG
- the dacB gene encoding D-alanyl-D-alanine carboxypeptidase/D-alanyl-D-alanine endopeptidase — translation MNFPKTAAFLLLLLASLAAHALDTGRIPQNEIAVYVQELGSGRVVIDHRADVPVNPASTMKLVTAFAAFKTFGSNYRWATEFKSNGKVSNGTLDGDLYWAGSGDPVFNQENLLDVQKQLRDKGIRNITGHLILDHKLWGEVGSPDHFEADSGSPFMTPPNPTMLSAGMVMVRAERNAAGSTDILTDPPLPHIFAQNNLKITASQAACPSVKKLMRASFSDNTLKLRGNIPESCLGKPVGVRMFALDELIRQSFTNHWLLGGGRISDGIGIADTPEGAQTLAVAHSKPMKEILTDMNKRSDNLIARSVFLKLGGNGKLPAVSEQAASAVRRELAVSGIDVADLVLENGSGLSRKERVTARMMAQMLETAYFSPFAQDFIDTLPIAGTDGTLRNRFKQSGGLLRLKTGTLNNVRALAGYWLGDKPMVVVVIINSGRAVSLLPDLDNFVAKNIISGGDGWLDAKLMCKERRA, via the coding sequence ATGAATTTCCCCAAAACAGCGGCCTTTCTGCTGCTGCTTCTCGCCTCCCTCGCCGCACACGCGCTCGATACGGGCCGCATTCCGCAAAACGAAATCGCCGTATATGTCCAAGAACTCGGCAGCGGCAGGGTCGTCATCGACCATCGCGCGGATGTCCCCGTCAATCCCGCCTCCACGATGAAACTCGTTACCGCGTTTGCCGCCTTCAAAACCTTCGGCAGCAATTACCGCTGGGCGACCGAGTTTAAAAGCAACGGCAAAGTGAGTAACGGCACGCTCGATGGCGATTTGTATTGGGCAGGCAGCGGCGACCCCGTTTTCAATCAGGAAAACCTGCTTGATGTTCAAAAACAGTTGCGCGACAAAGGCATACGCAATATCACGGGACACCTGATACTCGACCACAAGCTGTGGGGCGAAGTCGGCAGTCCCGACCATTTTGAAGCCGACAGCGGTTCGCCGTTTATGACGCCCCCAAATCCGACTATGCTGTCTGCCGGTATGGTTATGGTGCGCGCCGAACGCAATGCCGCCGGCAGTACCGACATCCTCACCGATCCGCCTTTGCCGCATATTTTCGCCCAAAACAACTTGAAAATTACCGCCTCCCAAGCTGCCTGCCCTTCGGTAAAAAAACTGATGCGTGCATCTTTTTCGGACAATACGCTGAAATTGCGCGGCAATATTCCCGAAAGCTGTTTGGGCAAGCCTGTCGGTGTCCGGATGTTCGCGCTTGACGAACTGATCCGGCAAAGTTTTACCAACCACTGGCTGCTCGGCGGCGGACGGATTTCAGACGGCATCGGCATAGCCGACACGCCGGAAGGCGCGCAGACGCTTGCCGTTGCACACTCAAAGCCGATGAAGGAAATTTTGACGGACATGAACAAGCGTTCGGACAATCTGATTGCGCGTTCCGTCTTCCTCAAACTCGGCGGCAACGGCAAACTACCCGCCGTTTCCGAACAGGCAGCGTCTGCCGTCCGGCGCGAACTTGCCGTGTCAGGCATCGATGTTGCGGATTTGGTTTTGGAAAACGGTTCGGGTCTGTCCAGAAAAGAAAGGGTAACGGCGAGAATGATGGCGCAAATGTTGGAAACGGCTTATTTCAGCCCGTTTGCACAAGATTTCATCGACACGCTGCCCATCGCCGGCACAGACGGGACTTTACGCAACCGCTTCAAACAAAGCGGCGGGCTGCTGCGCCTGAAAACCGGCACGCTCAACAATGTCCGCGCCCTTGCAGGCTACTGGCTGGGCGACAAACCGATGGTCGTCGTCGTCATCATCAACAGCGGGCGCGCCGTTTCCCTGCTGCCTGATTTGGACAACTTCGTTGCCAAAAACATCATCTCCGGCGGCGACGGCTGGCTGGATGCGAAACTGATGTGCAAAGAACGCCGCGCCTGA